A stretch of DNA from Mesorhizobium onobrychidis:
GCCGCCCGAACCCTTTCCGGCGGCCGCTCGGAAGGAACCGCTTCGAGCCTTGGGAATGGTCTCGGCGGGCTGTTTCATGTCGTAGCCGGCAGCCTTGGCGTCTCGGCGATCGTGCTGGCAAGCGCCGAATTGTTCACGGCACTCAAGGTGGTCGGCGCGCTCTATCTGGTCTGGATGGGATACCGAACCATTCGCCATGCCAGGCTCGACTACAAGTCTCTGGGTCATTCAGAGCCGCCCGTCGGCGCAATGCGGGCCTTCAGGGATGGCGTTCTTGTGGAAGCGATGAACCCGAAGACGGCCGCATTCTTCCTCGCCTTCATTCCCCAGTTTGTCGATACATCGTCGGATCACGTTGCCCTGCAGTTCGTGATCCTCGGCGCCATCTCGGTTGCTCTTAACACGCTCGCCGATATTGTCGTGGCGTTTGCAGCCGGAAGACTTCGCGATGGCGCGGCGTCCCGTCCGAATCTCATTCGCTGTCTTCGTGAAGGCTCGGGCGGCGCTATGATCATGCTTGGATGTGGGCTGCTGCTGGCAAAGCGCCCGGTTGCTTGACCGGTTCGGCCGGCCGCACTGCCGCCGAAGGCTCGTTTTGGCGATACAACCAACTGACGGAGAAGAATATGCGGCAAGCGTTGATCGTATGGGGCGGCTGGGATGGACACGAGCCGGAAGAAGGTGCGCGCGTCGTCAAGGCGATGCTCGAAGAAGAAGGGTTTGGCGTGCGCGTCGAAACCACGACCGAGATATTCGCCGACCCCGCGATCGCCGATTTGAGTCTGATCGTCCCGATCTACACGATGGCCAAGCTTGCGAAGAACGAGGAGCTCAACCTGACAAAGGCGGTCGAGGGCGGTGTCGGCCTTGGCGGCTATCACGGCGGCATGTGCGACGCCTTTCGTGAGGCCACGGAATACCAGTTCATGTGCGGCGGTCAGTGGGTGGCCCACCCGGGCAACATCATCGACTACCTGGTTGACATCACCAGGCGCGACGATCCGATCATGAACGGCATCGATGATTTCTCGTACCGCTCCGAGCAGTACTACATGCACGTGGACCCATCGAACGAGGTGCTGGCGACCACCACCTTTTCCGGCGAGCACGCCTCCTGGATCGAAGGCGTGGTCATGCCGGTCGTCTGGAAGCGCCGGCACGGCAAAGGAAGGGTGTTCTATTCGGCGCTCGGCCATGTCGCCAAAGAGTTCGCGGTGCCGCAGATGCGAACGATATTTCGTCGCGGCCTGGTCTGGGCGGCGCGTTGAGAGCGCCGACGATTGGCTATGTTGGGAACTGGTCGCCACGCCAGGAATCCTGTCACGCCGCCGGATCTGGATTTTGGAGCCTTGTGAAGAATGGCGCCGAACCTGAAACAAAAAAACCCGCCTCGGCGGCGGGTCGTTGGCGCGAATAGGCATAGATGACTTCATAGCACGGCTGTCGGCACTAGAACAAACATGCTGCCGACACGAAATCGCTCACGAATTGCTGCCGGAGGCAAATGCCGAACGCGCCGTTGCATCACCGAGCAATGCGGCGCAGGGCCAAGGCAGCGACAGTGGTGGCCGCTGCAAGAAGCGGCAGCCAGGCTTGTGGATCGCCCATGGCATGGAGTGTCAGGCCGCTGAGCAGCAGCCACAGCAGCGGGATCGCAAACAGCAGCGGCACAAGCC
This window harbors:
- a CDS encoding LysE family translocator gives rise to the protein MLNSNAFTVYLFTAFLLAITPGPGIFYVAARTLSGGRSEGTASSLGNGLGGLFHVVAGSLGVSAIVLASAELFTALKVVGALYLVWMGYRTIRHARLDYKSLGHSEPPVGAMRAFRDGVLVEAMNPKTAAFFLAFIPQFVDTSSDHVALQFVILGAISVALNTLADIVVAFAAGRLRDGAASRPNLIRCLREGSGGAMIMLGCGLLLAKRPVA
- a CDS encoding ThuA domain-containing protein, coding for MRQALIVWGGWDGHEPEEGARVVKAMLEEEGFGVRVETTTEIFADPAIADLSLIVPIYTMAKLAKNEELNLTKAVEGGVGLGGYHGGMCDAFREATEYQFMCGGQWVAHPGNIIDYLVDITRRDDPIMNGIDDFSYRSEQYYMHVDPSNEVLATTTFSGEHASWIEGVVMPVVWKRRHGKGRVFYSALGHVAKEFAVPQMRTIFRRGLVWAAR